Proteins found in one Sorghum bicolor cultivar BTx623 chromosome 1, Sorghum_bicolor_NCBIv3, whole genome shotgun sequence genomic segment:
- the LOC8155636 gene encoding probable chromo domain-containing protein LHP1, whose protein sequence is MGRKRNESGYLTAALEEREEAEEQTEEGDEEEGEEQTEEGSCGEDQAEAEAETLAQEAVEPPKLAEGFYEIEAIRRRRLRRGQLQYLVKWRGWPESANTWEPLENLKACSDIVDAFNKRSRSPRSSRKRKRKTATTPTSDPNPSRGKRGRPPRSEARSMQGIHASEVKKLPCRTSSRRANNHSNKTSPGGLDASVNLLGQRVVKEGSSGVVSVGFLSQGAPLSVSLTDQQDVQHPANGSLKVDNSTRATPPQGGQVTGAKKRKSGCVRRFKQDEVTQEQGDIRDRTGDKPGNETVDSTEGETGDKNKGEDSGNQIHMPKIIKIIKPVRYFATVMDGVQQVAITFKALRSDGEEVFVDDKQLKAKEPLVLINYYEQHLRYNPTS, encoded by the exons ATGGGGCGGAAAAGGAACGAGTCCGGCTATCTGACGGCGGCTCTAGAGGAGCGAGAAGAGGCCGAGGAACAGACTGAGGAAGGCGACGAGGAAGAGGGGGAGGAACAGACGGAGGAGGGGTCTTGTGGGGAGGATCAGGCCGAGGCTGAGGCGGAGACGCTGGCACAGGAAGCCGTGGAGCCGCCGAAGCTGGCCGAGGGCTTCTACGAGATTGAGGccatccgccgccgccgtctccgcAGGGGCCAGCTTCAGTACCTCGTCAAGTG GCGTGGGTGGCCGGAGAGTGCGAACACATGGGAACCCCTTGAAAACCTGAAGGCCTGTTCTGACATTGTTGATGCTTTCAATAAGCG GTCAAGGTCGCCCAGGTCCTCTCGAAAGCGAAAGCGTAAGACTGCAACAACTCCAACATCCGATCCTAACCCTTCTCGTGGCAAACGTGGTCGACCACCTCGGTCGGAGGCCCGGAGCATGCAAGGGATACATGCCTCAGAAGTGAAGAAACTGCCCTGCAGAACAAGTAGTAGGAGAGCAAATAATCATAGTAATAAGACCTCACCTGGGGGCCTTGATGCATCAGTGAACTTGCTTGGGCAAAGAGTAGTAAAGGAGGGTAGTTCTGGTGTGGTCTCAGTTGGGTTTCTGTCTCAAGGGGCTCCATTATCTGTTAGCTTAACTGACCAACAAGATGTGCAGCACCCTGCTAATGGTTCATTGAAGGTGGACAATTCAACACGAGCAACCCCACCTCAGGGTGGACAGGTAACAGGTGCCAAGAAGCGCAAGTCTGGATGTGTCAGAAGGTTCAAGCAGGATGAAGTAACACAGGAGCAAGGAGATATCCGTGATCGCACAGGTGACAAGCCAGGCAATGAGACTGTTGATTCCACAGAAGGAGAAACTGGTGATAAGAACAAGGGGGAGGACTCTGGTAACCAAATTCATATGCCTAAGATCATTAAGATCATTAAGCCAGTTCGTTACTTTGCCACAGTTATGGATGGTGTACAGCAAGTTGCAATAACATTCAAGGCACTCAG GTCTGACGGAGAGGAGGTATTCGTGGATGACAAGCAGTTGAAAGCTAAGGAGCCCCTGGTG CTTATTAATTACTATGAGCAACATCTTCGCTATAACCCCACCTCGTGA